GGATCGTTCGATCCTGGCCGAGCGGAAGTCGGCCGCGATGGCGAACCCGCCGGGCAGATTGCCCGCAATCTGCGACAGGGCCAGTAACAGGCCGAGTTCGCTCGCGACTGCGCCGCCCCCGCCGGTCATCAATCCATCGGTGAACAGGTCGACGCCTATGGCGGCATAGGCACCCCAGGTCGTCGCCCGGCCCACGGCATTGTCCATGGGATCGCGAATGGCGCGAGTGGCCTTGGCGATGCCGGCCGAGCAGATCGCCCCGCCCAGCAGCGCAATTACGAGCAGCCAGGTTTCGATGCGCTCTTGCGAGCGGGGGATGAGCTCGATCGCGGCGACGGCGGTCGCGATACCCGCCGCCGCGTGGAGAGCGCCGCCGACCAGCCATTCGGGCGGCTTGCGCCACTCCGCCAGCGCGACGCCCAGAAGGTTGCCGAACGACGGCAGCAGTGCGAGAGCAAGAACCGCGAAAAGGCCGGATGCTTCCATTCCGTTAGCGGGCCATGTGTTCGATCGATCCGCGCAATTGCGCGGCCCGTCCGCGCGGCGAGGCAATGCCCTTGGCGGCGGCGCCGCCGCTTACCACGAGGGGAACAATCTGCAGCTCGCCCACGGCAAACGGCGAACGCGTCCTTTGGGCGCCATGACCCAGCGGCCACTTCTCGGTTTCTGATTTGGCCAAGGATGCTCCTCGCAATCGCCTCGCCCAGACAACAAATGCCGCTTCGGCAAGTTTCCGAAGCTTGAAAGCGCACGCGCGAAGCATCCGCTCGAGCTCGGCCGGAACGGCGAACGCGCCACCCTCCAGATGGCAGACCCGATAGCATTGTGCCGGCAGGTCTCCACTCTTAGCCAGAAGTGGATCGGGCCGGACCAATCGTGGTCAGGAACCGGGATCGATCATGTCCTGTGGGCGCACGATACGGTCGTAATCCGTCTCGCTCACCCAGCCACTCGCCAGCGCCGCTGCTTTCAGCGTCGTTCCGTCCTGGTGAGCACGCTTGGCGATATCGGCTGCCTTGTCGTAGCCGATCTCCGGGGCGAGCGCCGTTACCAGCATCAGCGAGTTCTCGACGCCGCTGGCGATGTTGTCGCGGTTCGGCTCCAGCCCTTTGAGGAGATTCTCGGTAAAGCTCCGGCACGCATCCGCCAGCAACCGCACCGACTGGAGAAAGTTGTAGGCGACGACGGGGCGATACGCGTTCAATTCGAACTGCCCCTGGCTTCCGGCGAACGTGACCGTGGCATGATTTCCAAAGACCTGCGCGCAGACCTGCGTCAGGGCTTCGACTTGGGTGGGATTGACCTTGCCCGGCATGATCGAACTGCCCGGCTCGTTGGCGGGCAATGACAGCTCGCCCAGCCCCGCACGCGGACCCGATCCGAGCAGACGGATATCGTTGGCGATCTTGTAGAGGCTTGCCGCAAGCGTGTTCAGCGCGCCGTGCGCGAAGACCAGCCCATCCTGACCCGCCAGTGCTTCGAACCGGTTGGGGGCGCAGGTGAAGGGCCAGCCGGTTTCCGCAGCCAGCTCCTCCGCCACTTTACGCCCGAAATCCGCAGGCGCGTTGAGACCCGTGCCCACCGCCGTGCCGCCCTGCGCAAGTTCGAGCAGGCCAGGAAGGACTTGGTCGATCCGCTCGATCCCGGCGCGCAACTGCCGCGCATAGGCGGAAAATTCCTGTCCCAGCGTCAACGGCACAGCATCCTGCGTATGCGTCCTGCCGATCTTCACGATCGCGTTCCAGTCGCTGGCTTTCGCTTCCAGCTCCGTCAGCATCGAGCCGAGTGCGGGCAACAGCATCGTCTTCAGGCCCGCGACCGCAGCGACATGCACGGCGGTGGGAATGGTGTCGTTGGAGGACTGGCTCTTGTTGACGTGGTCGTTGGGATGGACGGGCGACTTGCCCCCCACCTCGCCGCCGAGCGACCGATTGGCGAGGTTCGCGATCACCTCGTTGGCGTTCATGTTCGTCTGCGTGCCCGAACCGGTCTGCCAGACCGACAAGGGGAATTCTTCGTCGAGCTCGCCCTTCGCTATCCGGCGCGCCGCCTGCTCGATCGCATCGGCTATGGTGCGATCGAGAACGCCGAGCTTGCGGTTGGCCACGGCTGCGGCACGTTTCACTTGCCCGAGTGCATGGATCAGTTCGCGCGGCATGCGTTCCTCGCCGATCCGGAAGTTCTCTTTCGAACGCTGCGTCTGCGCGCCCCAGAGCCGGTCGGCGGGCACATCCATTTCGCCCATGGAGTCCGTTTCGGTGCGGGTATCGGTCATTGTTCCAGTCCTTGCATTCCCGTTCCTGCTGGCAGAGTGAACCTGTCCGGCTCGTTTTACAGTCCGAACGGGAAGGTGTCCGCCCCGCCCTCATGTTCTTCGTGGTCTGCGAGCGGTTGGAGTGCGCGGGTCTCGTCGAACCAGCAATAGGCATCGAACTGGCGCGGAAAGGCAGCTTCGCTGTAATGGCTCCAGCGCTCGGTTTCCGGGCGATAGATGACGCCGATGAAACGTTCGAGCCGCGGTTCAGCAAGCTGCCGCGACAGCGCGGGATCGGCGGCCAGGTCGAGCAGAAATCGTTTCACCCCGCTGTCGTGGCACAACCTCTCGTAACTGTCGCGGCGCGAGGGGACGACGGTTTTTACCTTGCGCTCGCCGTCCCAGTCGCTCGCGGCACTCACGCTGCCGGTATGCGTGCCGAAGCCGATCAACGCGACATCGGCACCCCAGCGCTCGCGTGCGAGCTGCCCAAGATTATGCTCGCCGCGCACCGCGCCCATGTCGGTGGCGCGCGCATCGCCGATATGGCTGTTATGCGCCCAGACCACCGCCTTGCTGTCGGACCCGCCCTGTTCGAGCAGATGCTCCAGCGTGTCCGTCATGTGGCGGTCGCGCAGATTCCAGCTTTCCGCCCCGCCGTAATACATGACGCGGTAATATTGCTCCGCCGATGCGACCAGCCGCGCGTTCATGGCCGCCGAAAAGCCCTCGCCGTCCTTCTCGATCGCCCTGTCGAGCAAATCCTGGCACTGCCGGACCACCGCCTCCTCGCATTCCGCAAAACCTCCGCGCAGCGCCATCCGCCCGTAGGCTGCCGGATCGGCCTGCCAGGGAAGGAGGCAGCCGTAGCGTTCGCGCGCGACTTCCGCCGCTTCCGGATCGTTCTCGTCGAGATAGGCCAGGATCGCTTCGATCGAGCCCGACATGTTGTAGATGTCGAGACCGTAGAAGCCGGCTTTCCTGCCCTTGGGCAGGCCCGCATTGATCTTCTTCAGATCGCGCAGGAATGGCGGCATGACTGTATTGCGCCACATCCAGGTCGGAAATCGCTGGAACGGCGGGCTTGCACTTTCGGGCTGTTCCTCGCCTCTGATGAAACGGTGATAGGCCGCCGCGTCGGGCCAATCCGCCTCGACCGCGACAATGGTGAAGCCGTGCCGCTCGACCAGGCGCCGCGTGATCGCCGCGCGCGCCGCGTAGAATTCATGGGTGCCGTGGCTGCATTCGCCCAGCATGACGATGCGCCTGTCCGCAAAGCGATCGAAGGCCTCGGCGAAGCCTTCCTCGTCGATGCCGGGCAAGGATGTGCAGGCTTGCGCGATCGCTTCGGGCAGGGGAGTGCTCCGCATGCTGCGATGATCGCTCGCCGAACGCGCTCCCTCTTCGGCGACCACGCCCTCCAGCAACGGAACGAAGCGGACCGGAGTGATGTCCTGGCTGGTCCATTCCTCCTCACCGGTCCTGGTAATGGCCGTGAGTTGCTGAAGGTCTTCGTCCCCGATTGGCATGACCAGCCGCCCGCCGATCCTGAGCTGGCGTTTCAGCGTGTCGGGCACGATGCCGAACCGGGCGGCGACGAGGATCGCGTCGAAGGGCGCCTCCTCCGGCAGACCCTTCAGCCCATCGCCGGCAATGATCTCGCAATTGTCATAGCCGAGGCTCTCGATCCGCGCGGCCGCCTGCCGCGCCAGGGCCTCGTGCCGTTCGATCGCATGGACCTGTCCGACGATGCGGGAAAGGACGGCGGCGGCATAGCCCGATCCGGCACCGACCTCCAGCACCCGGTCGCCCGCCTCGACATCCGCGGCATCGAACATGCAGGCGACGATGTAGGGCTGGCTGATCGTCTGGCCCGAGGAAATGGGCAAGGCGGTATCCTCATAGGCGAACTCCGCCATGCCCTCGCCGACGAAGATTTCCCTCGGAACTTCGGCAAATGCGGATAGGATACACTCGTCACGAATGCCACGCCCCGCGATCTGATCGCGCACCATTCGCCGGCGCAAGTCACCCGTATCGCTCATAAAATACACGATGCCATTTTCGCCGAGAACTCAGCCGTGCGAACAGCCTCGGCATGGATGAATTCACGCCTGTCGAATGATACCGGCATGCTGAACCAACCGGTGTATCTGTCTCAAGTTCCGTCAAATTTCTCCTGCTCATCGTCTCGGAGAAAGGCTCGGTGACCTCAGCAAAACTCGACTGAACGCGCACCGAATGCGATCACGGCAGGAAAGCTCGGAAACCCGACCGACGCAAAAAACGGTGATCCGGAGACCGAAAATCCTTATGCGCGATAACGGATCCTGCACCACGACGAACAGTGACGGCCCACTGCATCTGCGCGCTCGAAAACCGAAGGCAGCTAGCGCCGAAAAAGTAGTGTCAAA
The genomic region above belongs to Qipengyuania spongiae and contains:
- a CDS encoding ZIP family metal transporter; protein product: MEASGLFAVLALALLPSFGNLLGVALAEWRKPPEWLVGGALHAAAGIATAVAAIELIPRSQERIETWLLVIALLGGAICSAGIAKATRAIRDPMDNAVGRATTWGAYAAIGVDLFTDGLMTGGGGAVASELGLLLALSQIAGNLPGGFAIAADFRSARIERSKRLRALALYPFLPVFGALVGHTVLAGADAMLTGFVLALFAGLLLTATIEDIVPEADQPKAKRRVSSPSFALGFGALLLISAYLEV
- the fumC gene encoding class II fumarate hydratase encodes the protein MTDTRTETDSMGEMDVPADRLWGAQTQRSKENFRIGEERMPRELIHALGQVKRAAAVANRKLGVLDRTIADAIEQAARRIAKGELDEEFPLSVWQTGSGTQTNMNANEVIANLANRSLGGEVGGKSPVHPNDHVNKSQSSNDTIPTAVHVAAVAGLKTMLLPALGSMLTELEAKASDWNAIVKIGRTHTQDAVPLTLGQEFSAYARQLRAGIERIDQVLPGLLELAQGGTAVGTGLNAPADFGRKVAEELAAETGWPFTCAPNRFEALAGQDGLVFAHGALNTLAASLYKIANDIRLLGSGPRAGLGELSLPANEPGSSIMPGKVNPTQVEALTQVCAQVFGNHATVTFAGSQGQFELNAYRPVVAYNFLQSVRLLADACRSFTENLLKGLEPNRDNIASGVENSLMLVTALAPEIGYDKAADIAKRAHQDGTTLKAAALASGWVSETDYDRIVRPQDMIDPGS
- a CDS encoding protein-L-isoaspartate(D-aspartate) O-methyltransferase, which gives rise to MSDTGDLRRRMVRDQIAGRGIRDECILSAFAEVPREIFVGEGMAEFAYEDTALPISSGQTISQPYIVACMFDAADVEAGDRVLEVGAGSGYAAAVLSRIVGQVHAIERHEALARQAAARIESLGYDNCEIIAGDGLKGLPEEAPFDAILVAARFGIVPDTLKRQLRIGGRLVMPIGDEDLQQLTAITRTGEEEWTSQDITPVRFVPLLEGVVAEEGARSASDHRSMRSTPLPEAIAQACTSLPGIDEEGFAEAFDRFADRRIVMLGECSHGTHEFYAARAAITRRLVERHGFTIVAVEADWPDAAAYHRFIRGEEQPESASPPFQRFPTWMWRNTVMPPFLRDLKKINAGLPKGRKAGFYGLDIYNMSGSIEAILAYLDENDPEAAEVARERYGCLLPWQADPAAYGRMALRGGFAECEEAVVRQCQDLLDRAIEKDGEGFSAAMNARLVASAEQYYRVMYYGGAESWNLRDRHMTDTLEHLLEQGGSDSKAVVWAHNSHIGDARATDMGAVRGEHNLGQLARERWGADVALIGFGTHTGSVSAASDWDGERKVKTVVPSRRDSYERLCHDSGVKRFLLDLAADPALSRQLAEPRLERFIGVIYRPETERWSHYSEAAFPRQFDAYCWFDETRALQPLADHEEHEGGADTFPFGL